Below is a genomic region from Pseudomonas extremaustralis.
ATTGGCCTCGGTGTCAGCAATCGCCGCCGCCGCCAGGCGCAGCAGGTTGAAGCTGCCGATCAGGTTGACGTTGATCACCTGGGCAAAGCTGGCCAGCCCATGGGGGCCGTTCTTGCCGAGGATTTTCTCGCCGCGTACCACCCCGGCGCAGTTCACCAGCCCATGCAGGCCGCCAAAAGCCGCGACCGTGGCTTGCACCGCTGCTTCAGCGGCGGCTTCCTGGCTGATATCCGCCACGGCACTGCGCGCGTTATCGCCCAGCTGTTTGGCCTTCGCCGCCACGGCGTCGGCGTTCAGATCCACCAGCATCACCTTGGCACCGGCGGCTACCAGCATTTCAGCGGTGGCCGCGCCGAGGCCGGAAGCCCCACCACTGACCAGAAAAACCTTGTTCTCAATCTGCATTATTGTTGTTTCCTTCGAGCACGCATTGAGTCAGTCCACAATGGCGGAATAGTCGCTCCCCGGCGCGGCAGCAGCAATGGTCAAAGCTTTCAACCTGACTGACTGGTTTGGCCAATCATCGACCCGGCTGATCGGTTGGTCGGCCCAAGCGATTGGACGTGGTCCGTGCAAGCTTCTAACCTGATGGCCTGCGCCACCGAAGAAGTTCCCGTCCCGATGATCGTGCGTCCCAAGCCCAACCTCCTGGGCATCCTGTTTTCCCTCAAGGGCTCGATTGCCAAGCGCATCGCCCTGCGCAGCCTGCTGGTCACGTTGCTGGCGTCGGTGATCGTGCTGGTGGAGACCCTGCACCCGGCGTATTTCTCCAAGGTCAACGCCACGCCGTTCACGTTGCTCGGTCTGTCGCTGTCGATCTTCATGAGCTTTCGCAATAACGCCTGTTATGACCGCTGGTGGGAGGGCCGCAAGCAGTTGGGGCAGATGGTTATCGAGGTGCGTTCGCTGATCCGTGAGACCCAGTTGATCAAGGACCCGGTGGAGCGCGCGGGCCTGCTACGCGGTGTGTGCGGGTTTGCCCACGGGTTGATCGCCCGCTTGCGCCATGAGGATGAAATCCAGGCCATAACGCCCTGGACCGCGGTGCAGCCAAGCCACCCCAACCTCCCCGATCGCGTACTGCAAAACGTCGGCGCGCGGTTGTCCGAGCTGACCGGGCAAGGCGTGCTCAGCGAGTGGCGTTATACCCAACTGGAAACGCGCCTGGTCAGCCTCAGCCAGGTCCAGGCCGCCTGCGAGCGCATCAAAGGCACCCCGCTGCCCTTCCCCTACACCTTGCTGCTGCATCGCACCATTTACCTGTTCTGCATTCTCTTGCCATTCGCCATGGCCGAACCCTTGGGCTGGCTCACGCCGGTTTTCACCGCCATCGTCAGCTATACCTTTTTTGGCCTGGATGAAATCGGCGATGACCTCGAAGACCCCTTCGGCTTCGACGAAAACGATCTGCCCTGCAATGCCCTTCTGCGTAACATCGAGCGCGAAGTACTGGCCGCACTCGGCGAGACCGACTTGCCGCCAGCGCTGGAGCCGGTGGAATACGTACTCAGCTGATAGGGGTTTGACACTCGCCGTGGTCTGGCCGAAGCTGATGACTTTGCTTGCCAAGCTTTCGGACGCCTGAATGCCCAAGTCACGCCGCTACGCCATCGTCGGCCTGTGCGCCCTGTTGTTTATTGTGCTGATCACCTGGTATTTCTCCCGTTCCACGCCTCTGGCCGTGCCGCCGGTCATTGCCCATGGCTATGCCAAAGCCTTGAAAAAGGCGCATAACGGTGAGCCGGGAGCGGCGCGCGTGTTGTACCAGCAATTGGGCCGGCCGGACCTGTCCCCCGAGCGCCGGGCCGCGTTGCATGTCGAGTTGCCCAACTACCCCAGCCCCCAAGCCTTGAAGCTCGCGGATAACGACCTGAGCAACCAATCACCGCTGGTCCGCGAGGCCGCCATTCACAGTATTGTCGGGCTGGTTCCCACCGGCCAGCGCACGCTGTTGCTCGGCCCGGTGCTGGATGATCCCGAGCAGAGTGTACGGTTTGCCGCCGCCAACGCCTTGCTCGGTCTGTCCCCCGACACCTTGGGCCTGTACTTCGGACCGTTGCAGCAGGTGCTCGACGAGTTCGTGAAAAAACTCAAGGCCCAGCCCGAAACGGCCGAAGGCTGGATTCAACTGGCGCGCCTGTACATTCACAGCGCGCTGTTGCCGGATGCACAACACGCCTTGGAACAGGCGATACGCTTGCAACCGGACAACCTGCAAGCCGTGGTGGCGCAGATCGAATTGCTGGACAAACAAGGCAAGACCGACGAGTCCCGCCAATTGCTGGCGCGGCAATTGGCGGCGCACCCCGAATCGGCCTACCTGCAACACGCCCTGGGCATGTGGCTGCTGCACCACGCAGAGGCGCCGTACGCATTGCTTGGCCTGTCCAAAGCCGTGGAGCTCGAGCCGGACAACCAGGATTATCGCTACGACCTGGCCACCACGCTGCATGCCCAGCAGGAATTGGAAGCGGCCCAGCGTCAATTGGAAGAAATCGTCCAGCGCCACCCGGCCAACCGCAAGGCGCGGGTGCTGCTCGTCAACTACTGGAAAG
It encodes:
- a CDS encoding tetratricopeptide repeat protein, translated to MPKSRRYAIVGLCALLFIVLITWYFSRSTPLAVPPVIAHGYAKALKKAHNGEPGAARVLYQQLGRPDLSPERRAALHVELPNYPSPQALKLADNDLSNQSPLVREAAIHSIVGLVPTGQRTLLLGPVLDDPEQSVRFAAANALLGLSPDTLGLYFGPLQQVLDEFVKKLKAQPETAEGWIQLARLYIHSALLPDAQHALEQAIRLQPDNLQAVVAQIELLDKQGKTDESRQLLARQLAAHPESAYLQHALGMWLLHHAEAPYALLGLSKAVELEPDNQDYRYDLATTLHAQQELEAAQRQLEEIVQRHPANRKARVLLVNYWKESGQLQNVQVLLAQLEQQNPDDPALQQGL
- a CDS encoding bestrophin family protein; amino-acid sequence: MIVRPKPNLLGILFSLKGSIAKRIALRSLLVTLLASVIVLVETLHPAYFSKVNATPFTLLGLSLSIFMSFRNNACYDRWWEGRKQLGQMVIEVRSLIRETQLIKDPVERAGLLRGVCGFAHGLIARLRHEDEIQAITPWTAVQPSHPNLPDRVLQNVGARLSELTGQGVLSEWRYTQLETRLVSLSQVQAACERIKGTPLPFPYTLLLHRTIYLFCILLPFAMAEPLGWLTPVFTAIVSYTFFGLDEIGDDLEDPFGFDENDLPCNALLRNIEREVLAALGETDLPPALEPVEYVLS
- a CDS encoding SDR family NAD(P)-dependent oxidoreductase; this translates as MQIENKVFLVSGGASGLGAATAEMLVAAGAKVMLVDLNADAVAAKAKQLGDNARSAVADISQEAAAEAAVQATVAAFGGLHGLVNCAGVVRGEKILGKNGPHGLASFAQVINVNLIGSFNLLRLAAAAIADTEANADGERGVIINTASVAAFDGQIGQAAYAASKGAIASLTLPAARELARFGIRVMTIAPGIFETPMMAGMTPEVRDSLAAGVPFPPRLGKPAEYAALVRHIIENSMLNGEVIRLDGALRMAAK